ACAGTATGACGGCAAGGTGAAGCCCGGCGTGGACAAGAAAGCCGGAACAATTCCGGGCGCGCTCAATCTGCCGTTCTCCGTGGTGCTGACTGCCGATCATGAAGGGATCATGGACCGGGCCGGCGTTGAGGGCGCCATGAAAAAGGCGGGTATCGCAACCGACAAGCCGACCTATACGTTCTGCAATACAGGTCATCTCGCCTCGCTCGATTGGTTTGCGCTGCGCGAGATCGCCCATGTGCCGGATGTGAAACTCTATAGTGGATCGATGTCGGAATGGACCCGCGATGCGTCCTTGCCGGTCGTCGATGGCAAATCCGCATTTTGAACCATCATCCTCCCGTCACTTTCGCCCCGAGTGAAATAGCATGAGCCAAGCAAATCCAAGACCACAGCCCAGACCACGATGGAACCCCTATCTATCGGGTATAGCCCTCGGTGTTGTCCTGTTCGCAACGTTCTTCGTCTCAGGGCACGGCCTCGGCGTGACCGGGGCAACGACCTCGATGACGGCTGTCACCGTTGCGGCGGTGGCCCCACATGCCATCGGGCCGCAGGATTATCTGGCTGCCTATGCCCGTGCAGGGTTGAACTCCTGGATCGTCTGGGAGGTCCTCGGCGTCGTCATCGGCGCGCTTGCCGGCAGCCT
This sequence is a window from Acidiphilium acidophilum. Protein-coding genes within it:
- a CDS encoding YeeE/YedE thiosulfate transporter family protein; protein product: MSQANPRPQPRPRWNPYLSGIALGVVLFATFFVSGHGLGVTGATTSMTAVTVAAVAPHAIGPQDYLAAYARAGLNSWIVWEVLGVVIGALAGSLIGRRFNAQIDGPPRLRSFGRLGLAILGGAVSGFGARMAMGCTSGMGLSGSAPLAVAGFLFLIGFFAAGVAFGTVFKPLWQRKSFS